In Astyanax mexicanus isolate ESR-SI-001 chromosome 7, AstMex3_surface, whole genome shotgun sequence, the genomic stretch TCCACCTTTTGCAGCTCAGGCAAGGGGTCGTGGATCAGCGTGTCTCCGTCCACGATGTGGATCTGGTCCAGGGAGAAGTGGAGGAGCCAGTTCCGTATGTGGACGTCGTAGAGACTGCGCTGAATGGCCTTGTAGCGAGTGTTCAGACCACCGTTCCTGACCAGCATGTTCTCGATGGCCTGCACAGGCTTGTGGTTTTCCAGTCGGTTGAAGTAGACCTGCGTGTAGTCCGAGATCACCCTCTCAGCAGGGTCCCGCAGGATCAGTAGGAGTCTAATGGAGGAGTTCATGGCACGGATGCGTGCCGGAGCTAAGGGGGAGGTGAAATAACCCGGCGTCTTTTCTATGGTGATCTGGTGGGGGTAGGAATAGGGCATGAGCTCGCGGTACCACTCCAAACCCTTAGCGTAGTTCTCGTCCCAGTCGAAGAAGTGAACTTCGGTAGCTGCCGCCGCTACTTCTGGATGAATGTCTAGCATTTCCAGCAGAGCGCGGGTGCCTCCTTTACGGACACCTATGATGATGCTGTGGGGGGTGTGCTTGCTGGTGCCCGGGGGAGGCACCAGGGAAGGCGTGACTGTCTCGTTAGCCAGGTGTCCAGGTCCTGGGGTGGAGGCACCAGGCCACACCTGGATGAACTCTGGAGGAGCAGCATACGTCTGCAGGACCAGGAGGAACACAGATCCCAGAAGGCCAGCCATGGACAGAGAGAGCAGCAGGGGGGGAAAGGCAGCCAGCAGACGGGGAAGGTGGTGATCAGTCTAGTTGGAGCAGTGGCCAGGGAGCAGCCTCAAGGAGGTCACAAAGCTGAGGCACAGCCAGTCTGGCAGCGTGGGGTGGCAGCCACCTTTGGGGTGCATGAGAAGAACAGGTGGCCGCTGGTCCACAAGCAGTctaaaaggaaaggaaagacaagaaaacagaaaaacagggtTTTTGAGTTCAGACTTGTAAGGTAAAGTAGTCAGAACAAAAGTTCATAAATACAAGGATCACATACTGCTATATTTGTTGGCAGATactaaaaaaatttgaaaaattagtTAACTGCtaaaaatgagaacaatgtgtaTGTCACACTGGAATACTGTGCTAAAATGTTGGCAAGGcatttatattactgtatttaaataatttacaatgAAATGTAAAAAGTTTTCACTAGGGATTGCACAATAATTATTCACAGAATAAAGAAAATGACTTTTTTCACCACTGCATAAATCAcgttaaatagcctaaatatattttgtattgtttttttttttaaagaaaaccaattaaaaaactatttaaaatacttattgaaCACTGGACAACACAAAAAGGCACAATTTGACCTAAAAAGGATTGGTCATTAAGCGAAACATAAATCTGGCATTGCCCCAGAATCCCCATATCACTGCATCACTAAAATGCAGTACCTACAATCAGAACCTAATAGAAAATGGCACTGACAATGCATGGCATATTTCCAAGGCAATGGGGCCGAACCACTCCATTTGACTTTACCAGGTCACAGTCTTCCCTCAGATCAATAGACAGTACACCTGCCCTGGAACACCTCTATAAAGAACTGTGTTAAATGAGAAGGAAAGGTGACAATCCAGACCAATGCACCAAACTGAATACCTctccttttaatttatattagagTAATAGAGCTATTACTCAGTGCAGTGTAAGACTGGGCAGTGTTGCAGTTTGAGGCAGTTGGTGcagcaaaaagaaagaaaaaaaagagtgagaaaaacttaaaataaagcaATGGTTTGCTGTTTGTCTTCACAGTTTTCAGGGAGTGATGAGCATATGGGAACCTGAATACCTCTGCTTTTAAATATGGAGAGTTATTATTCAGTGCAGTAGAAGACTAAAAGACTGGACAGTgatttttacagaaaaaaaagaaagaacgaggggaaaaaaaagccAGCAGACTGTCTTCACAACTTCCAAGAATTCTCATGCAAATATATGAATTTACCACGTCTGACCTTTACGCTTCATCAAATCCCTGACCGTGGAAACGCAACAGTTATTCTGCTTAGACTAAACAGTGAGGCCTCCCAGTCAAAATATTCCCCCCACAGAAAGGTCACTTTCATGGCATTTTTCCTCTGCACTCAAAGCTGATTAAACCTCACAACTCCATTACAGACTACCACCCAGCGGCCTGCTATTCAAGCAGAAGTGGCTTGATTTCATCTGTGAAAAAGAGCAGCAGAAAGGCATTACCCACAGTTGCACCACAGGCACCGCTTTTGGCTTTCATCAGCTATCGCAGAATAGATCGTTAGACGCTCatgcaaataaacaaaccagCAATTCAGCTGATTGTCTGCTCAACGACAGGCACTTGTGTTTAAAGTATCTTTTGAAGAATCGCTGCTGGGTTCCCCCCTCACTCTTTCAGAGCTCAGCCTGTGACACCTGCTTTTGCCTGGGCTACGAGTCGGAGCGCCGGGGCCGCGGGGCAGCCGGGTGGCTCGGGTggtggagagagagtgagagaggcagCCTCGGTGCAGGACTGTGACACCGGGGTGCGGCTGATACACACGGACATGTCTGCTTGCCTGTCAGCGGCACAGCGGCAGAGGAGCTGCCAGCTCCAATGTTAACAGCGAGAAGTGGGGACGAGATTGCTGTCTCACTCAATACAGCTCACCGGAGCTGGGTACACTAAAcacagaggacacacacacacataggcaccTGCACAGCGGCACTGTGCTACTGTTTCTGGTGCTTGGACGTGGTATGGTGGCTGTCTTTAGGCCATGGCCTCTGGCTGATGAAAGCACAAAGAGAAGCAGAGGACCATTAGTTTAATGTTAGGGA encodes the following:
- the hs3st1l1 gene encoding heparan sulfate (glucosamine) 3-O-sulfotransferase 1-like1; this translates as MAGLLGSVFLLVLQTYAAPPEFIQVWPGASTPGPGHLANETVTPSLVPPPGTSKHTPHSIIIGVRKGGTRALLEMLDIHPEVAAAATEVHFFDWDENYAKGLEWYRELMPYSYPHQITIEKTPGYFTSPLAPARIRAMNSSIRLLLILRDPAERVISDYTQVYFNRLENHKPVQAIENMLVRNGGLNTRYKAIQRSLYDVHIRNWLLHFSLDQIHIVDGDTLIHDPLPELQKVERFLELPPRIIASNFYFNQTKGFYCIRSDGRERCLHESKGRPHPPVNSTVLQQLRSYFRQHNRNFFRLVGRTFNWH